The window ACAGACCTATTTGCTGTAGCTGCTGCCAGGGGGTGGGGTCAGCATCTGACCCCCGTCCTCCAACCAGCTGAGTCGTGAGGTTGCCTTCGGTCTCCCCACTTCGTCCCCCAGCCGAGCCCTGAGCACAGGTAGCCCCAACATGTGCTCTCGCTGTTGGGGTGGGCTCCCCCCCAGCCCCGCACCAGGagcctcccccagcctccacaGCTGACCTCTCAGGAGAGACCCCAGGCCCTGAGCGCAGAGGGACATCCCGCGCCCGCCCTCCGCTCCTTCCCTAGTGCTGTGGGGTCTTGCTGGGCAGAAGCTGCAGCTGgctcaagaaaggaaataaaaacagcacTGCGGCATGAGTCTCTTCCTGCTCACCTGTGCTGCCCCTTCACCCTCAGGGCCTGCGTTCCGTCTTCTGTCCTTCCTGGTGCCCCTCGGGTCCTGGGCACACTCTGGGAAAGGAGGGTGCGCGTCCTCAGGGCGAGCCTGGCCCGGAGAGGGGACGGGGccaggggtctggggaggggagctCGGGCCATGGGGCGGGGACGGGCGTGGCTTGGGAGTCTGGGAATACCTGTCTGGATGCAGCGAGCGCCCTCTGGGCCCTTGGGCTCTGTGGGCCTCGGGTTCCTAGGCTGGGACAGTAGGTGGCAGTGCCACCCCACAGAGCTGGCTGGAGCATGGGATGCAACAGTGGGTGAGAAGGGGTGGCAGAGGCCCCCCAAATCTCCCGTCCTCGCCCCATGTCCACGTTTCCctggaaggagggtgggaggccCCAGTGGCTCTTGTTCCTTCTGttgcaggagaggggaggaggaagcagccccGGGGGCAGAGAACAAGGGCCCATAGGTACGGGGAGTGGAGGAGAGGTGCCAGGAGCCCTCAGCCACCCTGCTCCGCACCCCGCCACACACCCTGTCACATCGGCGGGCCTGCCTCTGAGAGGCCTGAGTGCGTTGCGCGGGCCCTCCTCCCTGCGGGGACAGCAGAGGCTCAGTGCCCAGGCGGACAGTTGCCACAGGCCGGGGTGGAGGCAGGGCAGCTCCCCTGGAGGCGCTCCATCCAGCCTGGAGCCTGGAAGAAGTCCTGGGGAGGCCCAGGTTTGCCCTGTTGAGGCAGACCCCCCGCCCTGCTCCTCTGTCCCGTCGGCTCCCCAGCTGCCATAGATGGACATTGGCCTTCTGGAGCTCAGCGGGGgcccctggccctgagctgggtcACCGACGTCTGCCACGGCACGGGCTGGGGGGCAGCGCCGAGTCTGTGCCATCAGGGACCTGCACCGCGGTCCCCCAGCCCGGGGGAGCTTCAGGTGGATGGGGGGGCGCAGGCTTGGCTCACACCCTGAACTGGTTTGGCGAGCTTCCTCACCCTttggggctttttgttttttgctttgtccTGAAAGTTCCACAGGTGATTCAGATGTGCAGCTAGTGTTGGAAACCACTGGACAGGGCAATTCTCTCCTTTGCACCCTacaacttccttccttccttcactcaacaCACACTCAATGACCATAGTTTAGACTTGACCACGTGAGGAGAGGGCAGCCCAGAGGAAACCTTCTTGAGAAGTGGCGGAACTACACCACACGTTCTTTCACTCGACAAGTGTTCACCCGGCACCTGCCGTGTGCCGTGCCCTGGCCTGGACACAGGGACGCAGCCCCAGACACCAcggccagccctgccctccggGAGCTCGGGAGGTCACCAAGCCGGAACCCTGGAGAGGACACCCACTCCTCTCCTCGCCGCCCTGCAGACCCACTCTGTCCTGGGGGACTTTCCTCTCCCGGCCCGTAGGGAATGgtgtgctaggtgctgggcacAGGGCCTTGCGGGGTTTGTGGGTTTAACACACATTACAGAGTGCTTGCGTGGTGTCACGCCCTGCTGCCCAGGTGCTGGGGGTGCGACCGTGACCACAGGAGACCCAGTCCCTGCTGTCACGGATCTCGTGGTGTGCGTGTGCGAGTGCGTGTTTCTGTGTGGACGGGGGTGACGAGCTGACTCCAGGTGGCCAGAACGGTTGGCCAGCTCACATCTTCTGGAAACGATATGCAAGTGTACAGAGAGTCCCCAAACCCCTGAGACCCTTCTAGGGACAAAAAAGCATACACAGGAACCCCGCTGAAGACCTCGGGGTCAGAAAGCCAGGGTGCATCCTTTCTCCACCACTCACTAGCGTATCAGTCAGGGGACTTTCTTTGAGCCTGTTTCACTCCCTACATGGGATGATAAACCTCTTTCCAGGGTCGTTGCAAACGTTTATTGAGATAAATTTGTATAGGAcgtcttggcacatagtaaagcTGAATAAATGCATGCGGGGTAACAATAGCAGGGTGGTCGTGAGGATTCAATGACATAATCAGGGCCAACATTGACTGGCACAAAGTAGGCGTTCGATAAAGGAGGTGGTTATTTGCCAAAACAGCCAGCCAGATGTTTTTTCCTTGGGGTAAGAAGAATGCATTTTACAAAGTAATAAACTATGGAGCTATCTTTTTTGGGCTCCAATACTGACTGCttcttgctagctgtgtgatcttagacaaatactttacctctctgtgccgcAATTCCTTCATCCTTAAAACAGATGTCGTAGTCCCCGCCCCAGGCGGCTTGTGAGTTTTAAATAAATCGACAGATGGAAAGCGCTCAGAACGGCTCCTGGCACGTGAGGGCTATAGTGAGTTTTATGATGATGATTCTTATTTTTACCTTGCGCGCACAAGCCACAGCGAGGGCCGCCACCTCCCATCTTCGGGCCACAGTCCGCTCGCGgcagccccctccctggccctccacAGGAACGGGAGGAGCGCGCAGGCGCGTTGGGGCAAAGTATCGGCGGTGACCCAGGCAGCCCGGTTGGCAGCCATCTTGGTCaagggcagcggcggcggcgTCTCTGCGTCATCAGTCTGCGCGGCGGGCGGGCCGCCGGCGGGCCAGATCGCTTCGGGAGCGGCGGGGGCGGCCGGGGGTGCACGGCCGAGGGGCGTGATGGGGGAGGCGGCCGTGGCAGTGGGGCCTTGCCCGCTGCGCGAGGACAGCTTCACGCGCTTCTCCTCGCAGAGCAACGTGTACGGGCTGGCTGGCGGCGCGGGCGGGCGCGGGGAGCTGCTGGCCGCCACCCTTAAAGGCAAGGTGCTGGGCTTCCGCTACCAGGACCTCCGACAGAAAATCCGGCCGGTGGCCAAGGAGCTGCAGTTCAACTACATCCCCGGTGCGTGGCGCCCTGGGGCCGGGGGTCCTGGGACGTGGTGTTGAGAAGGCCCCTGAGGCTCGGGGGCGGGTCACCGCAATGGTTGAGGAGGGGTCAAGGGTTATACATCAGGAGGCACTGGGTCAGAGGGCAGGGATAACAGGGGCCCGGAAGAAGTTAGGGTTCCAGGTTGCTCAGACTCAGGTTAGAATCCCTCATTCCGTGGTGTCGGTGGTGAGAACTCAAGCGGACCCAGAGGTCATGGTAATTGCAGTGGATAGAGATGACCGAGTCCTAGAGGTCAGGGGTCACCGTGATTGGGGATATTGGGGTCACGAGCCTGCCTGAAACGCGAACTTTGAACTGTCCCCTCCCAGTGGACGCCGAGATTGTCTCCATCGACACCTTCAACAAGTCGCCCCCAAAGCGGGGCCTAGTTGTGGGGATCACGTTCATCAAGGTACCCAGGCCCCCTCCACCTACCCGCTCCCTCCTCCGGGCACACGGGTTGCGTCCCACGGAGGCTGGTCCGCATCCTTCTTGCCGCCTCTACTCTCCGCTGAGGCCAGTTTCCTCCCCCAGGATTCCGGGGACAAGGGCAGCCCCTTTCTTAACATTTACTGTGACTACGAGCCTGGCTCTGAGTACAACCTCGACTCCATTGCCCGTAAGTGTGGCccggaaggaaggagggatggggagggcgggagggggcCTGCGGGGCCCCTTGCACATCAGCCCGTGCTCCCCCTGCAGAGAGCTGCCTGAACCTGGAGCTCCAGTTCACGCCTTTCCAGCTGTGCCATGCAGAGTGCGTAAGCCGCGGGCGTCATACAATGAGTATGTGTGCGTGGGGAGGGATGCTGTAGCGAACTGGAGGCCACACACCTGCCCACAGAGAAGCGGACTCTAGTTTTGTTTTTAGAGCATCATTTTAAGGCGGCCATGGACCAGACTTGGCTAGTGTTGTGTCGTCCCTGAACTAGATAACCTGAGAGTTAATTGAATGCCTGTGTTCTAGACATCTAGAAGTCTCAGGTTCTGATGTTCTAGATTCGGACATTCCAAGATCCCGAGATGCCGAGTTTTCTAGAATTGTCAACTCCGAGATTCCAAGACTTGAAAGTTCTACAGTTTGGTAATTCTGAGGTTCTGTAACAATCAAGTCCTAACGTTGGTCGTATTTCAAGGAGATAGAATCCTCAGGTTCTAGAACCCTGAGTATGAGAATTCCTTTCTAGAGCTCTGGATTCCATTCTAGAACACCAATGGTCTAGCGCCGTGgttggcaaaccttttctgtTAGGGACCAGACAGTCTCTGTCACAAGTGAGCAAGTCTGCCATTGTAGGGAGAAGACAGCCTTTGGCACTATGTAGATGAATGGGCGTGgctgtttcaataaaactttattgacaaaaacaggatttgggggccagcccggggctgagtggttaagtttgcacactctgcttcagcggcccagggtttcactggttcagatcctgcacgcagacgtggcaccgctcatcaggccatgctgaggtggcgtcccacgtgccacaactagaaggacccacaactaaaaatatacaactatgtactgggggctttggggagaagaagggaaaaaaaggaagattgataacagatgttagctcaggtgccaatctttaaaaaaaaaaaaaaaatagaggatttGGCCTGAggtcatagtttgccaacctctggtcTGGCAGGTGAGAATTCTGGCTTCTAGGATTTGGATGTTCTACCATTTTCTGAGTCTGCATGTCCATGATGGCAATTTCTAAAAGTTCTGGTATTtcaaaggagacagaaaacagaacttCTGGAACACCGGGCTCTCGGTTAGAGAGGTTTCAGTGTTCTGAGGTTCTGCAGCCGGTTCTAGAGCTCCGTGTTCCGTTCCTGAATCCACATCCAGAATGAAGATTCTGGTAGGTGAGGGCTCTAGAAGTGGAAGGTTCTAGCTCGCCAAGTTTCGGTGATTCTGAGATTCCGTGAGGGCTCGTTTCTCCAGTTCTGCATTTCAAGGAGATAGGATAGTAAGGAGCTCAGACTCTGAGATTCTAGCCCAGGATCCAGTGGGTGGACCCCAGAATGTTAGGGTTCTTGCAGACAAGGAGTTTTGCAAGCGGAGGGCTTTAAAACACATCACACTCAGGTTCTGCCATACTGGGGTGCTAGATTTCTCTGCTTTCAGGGTTCAGGTCGGGGATCAACTGGAGACCGTGTTTCTCCTGAGTGGGAATGACCCTGCCATTCATCTCTACAAGGAGGTGAGGTGGGGCCGGAGGTGGGGTGGCGCGTGGTGGGGACAGCCCTGCTGGCGTCACCCCTGGGGAGGCCTCTGACTCCAAGTGGGGCCGGGGCTTGGTTCCCCCAGAATGAGGGGCTGCATCAGTTTGAGGAACAGCCCGTGGAAAACCTCTTCCCGGAGCTCACGAACCTCACCAGCAGGTAGGAGAGCCCCCGAGAGAGGCCAGCGGGGACCGACACGGGCAGCCTCAGAGAAATCAGGTGGTGGGGATGACCTTAGAGAAATTGGGCAGCGGGGGTGAACTCAGAAAAAGCAGGCCATGGGCCTGACTTCAGAGCAGTTGGTCCACAGTGGTGAACCCAGAGGAAACGGGAAATGGACTCAGAGAAATCAGGTGGTGGGGAGTAACCACTAGAGAAATTGGGCAGCGGGGGTTACCTCGGAGAAATCAGGCCCAGTGGGATCCCAGGGCTACAGGGAGCGGGTAGATGCTCCTGGGGAGGCAGAATGTGGGGCTGGGACCCGGTGATGGCCCTCTGGCCCCTCTGTCCCCCCGCCCACCCACCAGCGTCCTCTGGCTTCACGTCCACAACCTCCCCGGCACATCCCGGCGACTCTCGGCTCTCGGCTGTCAGAGCGGATATGTCCGTGTCGCCCACGTGGACCAGCGGAGTCGAGGTGATGGCCGGGGCGGCAGGCGGGGACCTTGGGGGGCggctgagggctggggcagggtccTGAGTCCTCGCCCTCCACGCAGAGGTTCTGCAGACGTGGACAGTCCTGCAGGATGGCCCCATCTCCCGGGTGATCCTGTTCAGCCTCTCGGCCCCCGAGGGTGAGCTCTGGgcatggggtgggtgggggtggggcaacTCTGCAGGCCCAGCTCCCCCCCATGTTTGTCCCCCTCTTCCTGAGTGTCCAgctccccagcccaccctcctGTGTGCCCTTTCCCTTGCCTCTACTCTTGATTTTCACTTCTAGCTACTCGCCCTGGTGGGCTAACCTTAGACCCTTATTCTAGAGTTGAACTGCTGCCTTTCTCTTGGTGGGCTAACCTTTACCCCTAGGGTGACTTCCTCTGATCCCCCCCTCTGGCTTCTTCACTATTCCTTTCTGTGAGCTAACCTCAGGCTTCCCACTTCCGCTATGGTCTAACCTCAGACTTTTTTTTGCTGTCATCTAACCTTCGTCTCTTCTACTATGGTGGTCTAACCTCAGACTTTCTAAACTGTTGTCTGATGCCCATTCCACCTACTGCTATCTCACCTCAGTCGTGCTCTCAGGGTCTAACCTCTAACCTTCCCTCTGTAGCACAACCTCAAGTCTTCCTCCTGCATCCCTCTTACCACAGGGGGTGGGATATGAGGAGCCTGGACCCTGTCCCCTCAgacccaccccctccccttcaCATCCCTTCTGCAGAGACCAAGGACAGGCCCCAGCAGGACGAGTACAGCGTGCTCGTGGCCAGCATGTTGGAGCCAGCAGTGGTGTATCGGTGAGGGGCCTGGGGCACACGCTTGCTGTCTGACCTCATGCCTTCGGGCCGTGGTCTAACCTTGTCAAGCTCAGCAGAAAGTgcttttgggggaggtttttcgGGGTTGGGCAGGGAAAGGTGTGCATGATCCAGGGAGGGGAACGCAAGTGTGTAAGTCTGGAACTTGTAGGGCTATGTTGAGGCCTTGGGATGGGGACCGAGAGGCCCACTCCTCCAGGAGTAGGTAGACAAAGTGTGCTGACAGGTGCTTAACACCTGGCTCCGTGTGCGAGAAAGCCCTGGTGCGTGCCGGTTTCCATGCTGTAAATACACCCACCAGGGTGAATTTTGAGCCACCAGCACGAGACCAGCCGGCTTGCAGGATTTCTGACAATCTCCCTAGTCGGCTCTTGTGGGCCAGGACGAGCCAGCTGTGGCGCCCGTGGCGGGCGGGGAAGCTGTCCAGGCTCCTCGGGGGTCCAGGCTGGGACCAGGGTGTCTGGATGCCCAGAAGGAGCCGTGTGGGTTTCCATGTGGGAGAGGGAGGGTCCCGCCCCCAGGGGACAGTGTGGGTGTCCAGAGCAGGGAGTAGGGTGCTGCCAGTGTGAGCGAATGATTCGAGTTCCCCTTGTGGATGTGAAGATGTCCGGGTTGGAGACGCGGGTGTCCAGACCTGAGAACAGGAGCGCCCGGCCCAGGGTCTGGCTCCACGGGGGGTGGGCGCTGCAGTCTGACCAGCGCGTCTGGGGACCCTCAGGGACCTCCTGAGCCGGGGCCTGGAGGACCAGCTTCTCCTGCCCGGCAGCGACCAGTTTGACAGCATCCTCTGTGCCCTGGTCACCGATGTCGATTTGGACGGGCGGCCGGAAGTCCTGGTGGCCACCTACGGACAGGTGGGACCTGAGGGGTAGGGCGGCCACCGCCTGTTCCCtccaccgccccccgcccccgtccTCCCCATGTGACCCCGACCCCTCACCCCCCGCTGCAGGAGCTGCTCTGTTATAAGTACTGTGGCCCCGAGTCCGAGCGCGGATTCCGCCTGCTGTGGCGGCGGAGTTTCTCCAGCCCGCTGCTGGCCATGGCTCACGTGGACCTGACCGGGGACGGGCTGCGGGAGCTGGCCGTGGTCTCCCTCAAGGGCGTGCACATCCTGCAGGTAGCCAGGGTTCTTGGGCTGGGCCGCCTCGGAGCGGACCCTGCACTGGGGGTTTTTGCACACTCGCTTTCTCGGGGGCGTGTCCACCCAGGGACGTGTCGCGGGAGGGGAGAAGCCACGCGAGGAGGTGGATTCACGGGCCATCAGGCCTCAGCTGCATCCCATGGGAAGCCTGAGCCCACTTTCGGGCAAGGGGGTCTTTGGCTGGAGGCCCCtactgggggagggcagggtccTCTGGGCCAAGGACAGCTCCCTTTGTCGCCTGATCTGGGCtttgccttctccttccctctgctctggctCCAGGATCTCTTCTTGTGTGGTCTAGCCTGGTTCTTTCTCCTGGAGCCTGACCTTGCTGCCTCTTCTGCACTCTTTGCCAGCGCCTTTTCCTACCATCCATTCCCTAATGGAATGCTCTAGGTTAGACCTCAGGAGAAAAGATACAGGTTGGAGCCCAGTGAAAAGATCTGAGGTTGAACCACAGTGGACGGGACAAAGGTTAGACCCTAGTAAAAGAGAATGAGGTTAGACCCAGTGGAGAGGTCTGAGGTTAGACCCAGGGGAGAGGTCTAAGGTTAGACCCTAATGGAAAGGGCATAGGCTAGACCACAGTGGAAGAGGCAGTGGTCCAACTAGGGGAGAAAGGACTTCCCTTTTACTGTGGTTTCACCATCCTGTCATCCCTCATTATGGTCTCTTTCAAGCCATTCCCCTGTGATCTCCTCTCTGTCGTTTCCAATAGGGTCTAACCTCAGACCCTCCAACCAGGCTCTAACTCCGTTTCTCATGTGGTGGTAGATTCCTCCATTCTCCACTTTGCTGTGCTCCTCCTCTGTCCTGTTGGCCTGTCCTTGTCTGCCAGGGTCTCTCCTTTGTCTCCCCCACCGTGGTCTAACCTCAGCCTCTCTCCAGTGGTCAAACCTCACTCCCATATAATGCAATCTCTCACTCATATTTTGATCCATCCTCATCCCTTCCACCGAGGTCTAACCTCAGACCCATACATTTGGGTCTAGGCCGTTTGCTCCCCTGGAAATTGACTGAAGACCGTCCCCCTGGGTCTAACCTTCACCCCGTCACAGAGACCGGTCTCCACCCCACACGCTGTGTCTGTTCTCTGACCTCCCACCGTGGCCGAGCTCCCGGCCGCCAGGGTTGTCTCATTCAGGCCCGCCGCTCTGCCTCAGCCCCGCCCTCCCGCTTCTCCTGTTCCCTACAGCACAGCCTGATCCAGGCCTCGGAGCTGGTCCTGACCCGGCTTCGGCACCAGGTGGAGCAGAGGAGACGTCAGCCACAAAGGCTGGGGGACGCGGTGGGTCCAGGGCCTGCGGAGACCCCGGCTCCCTGAGCACCCACccaccacccagccccagcctggagcGGTTCACTGGGGGAGTCACCTCCAGCTGCTCGTGGTCGGGGGAGCATCCTGAAGGAGGGGTGGTCTCTCCAGAAGccccagggctgtggggctgTGAGTTCCTGCTCCAGCTCCGCCCCTGTGTGCCCTGTGACCCCAGCTAACCcattcctctctctgtgcctcggtgtCCCCATTTGAAAATGGGATGATCTCACCCGATCCCTCTGCCACTCCTGATGAGAACTGGTCAACTGACCATTATTTATATGTCCAGAGAAACCAGACTTTCAGTTGTCTTTGTTCTTTCGTTTGGCAAGCGTTTCATGAGTGCCTgatgtgtgccaggctctgcgtTGGGTGCTGGATTCGCCTGAaagagtggagggaggggggatgtggggagaaaggaTCCAAGGTTAGACCCAGAAGCAGGATTGAGGTGAAATCATAGTGTAGAcctcagaggaaagaaatgaggttACTTAGGTACTAGCAGAAAGGCCAAAGTTAAACCACCGTGGAAAAGACTAGAATGTAAGGGAAAGGGCTGAAGTTAGACCCTAGTGGAGAGAGCTGTGGTTAGACCCCAATggaaagacaaggaaattgagCCTCAGAGGAAAGGTTATGGGTGGAAATTACTGTTGTGGGAATGCCATGGTCACATTGCAGCAGAGGGTCTGAGGCTAGACCCCCTATGAGTAATGCTGAGGTTGGACCCTAACAAAAAGTACTATAGTTAGACCCAGTGCCAAGGGCTGAGTTTAGACCCCAGCAGAAAGTAGCTGAGGTTAGATCCCAGTTGAGGAGTACTGAGACGA of the Equus quagga isolate Etosha38 chromosome 13, UCLA_HA_Equagga_1.0, whole genome shotgun sequence genome contains:
- the KPTN gene encoding KICSTOR complex protein kaptin, translated to MGEAAVAVGPCPLREDSFTRFSSQSNVYGLAGGAGGRGELLAATLKGKVLGFRYQDLRQKIRPVAKELQFNYIPVDAEIVSIDTFNKSPPKRGLVVGITFIKDSGDKGSPFLNIYCDYEPGSEYNLDSIAQSCLNLELQFTPFQLCHAEVQVGDQLETVFLLSGNDPAIHLYKENEGLHQFEEQPVENLFPELTNLTSSVLWLHVHNLPGTSRRLSALGCQSGYVRVAHVDQRSREVLQTWTVLQDGPISRVILFSLSAPEETKDRPQQDEYSVLVASMLEPAVVYRDLLSRGLEDQLLLPGSDQFDSILCALVTDVDLDGRPEVLVATYGQELLCYKYCGPESERGFRLLWRRSFSSPLLAMAHVDLTGDGLRELAVVSLKGVHILQHSLIQASELVLTRLRHQVEQRRRQPQRLGDAVGPGPAETPAP